Proteins encoded by one window of Vitis vinifera cultivar Pinot Noir 40024 chromosome 10, ASM3070453v1:
- the LOC100267591 gene encoding COBRA-like protein 10, with protein sequence MKMVWRLLVYMFFISFTSDQFIRAQDYTDYVPPAPPPEEENCDGIFVSYTFISRQKEFPHVKNASAQAWAFKAMATVLNAGTFELKAWKIFIGFQHDEILVSAGGAVVMNGDDMPAAVGNGTYLSGFPQTDLKTSIETAGDLTQIEVQIPITGTQFGVKPPGVPMPRTISLANDGYKCPKPTVKKTAMHVCCTRKPKFKVKTESTKFLPRQYGDLSFVYDIIQAYDGNYLAQVTIENNHPLGRLDHWNLTWEWMRGEFINTMRGAYTHKIDSTDCIYGAAGQYYKGLDFSQVMNCEKNPIIGDLPSEKAKDDKVGFIPHCCRNGSLLPTIMDQTKSKAAFQLQVYKIPPDMNRTVLFPPQKWKIVGVLNPDYKCGPPIRVDPTEFPDASGLLQVTSSAIASWQVTCNITRPKKRNSRCCVSYSAYYNDSVIPCNTCACGCDDTETCNPNIPSMLLPSEALLVPFENRTAKAKAWAKLKHLNVPSPLPCGDNCGVSINWHINSDYKTGWTARITLFNWEEIIFEDWFVAVEMKKAFLGYENIYSFNGTVLKDINNTLFFQGLPGLNYLMGEVNGSDPKSDPKVPGKQQSVISFKKKLTPGIKIVQGDGFPSKLYFNGEECSLPTEFPIGDGNRYRVNLVPVILLTLVTSMLMTNHLH encoded by the exons ATGAAAATGGTGTGGAGACTGCTGGTCTAcatgttctttatttctttcactTCTGATCAATTTATTAGAGCCCAGGATTACACAGATTATGTTCCGCCCGCTCCGCCCCCGGAAGAAGAAAACTGTGATGGGATTTTCGTGTCGTACACCTTCATATCCAGGCAGAAGGAGTTCCCCCATGTCAAGAATGCATCGGCGCAGGCCTGGGCCTTTAAGGCCATGGCGACCGTGCTCAATGCAGGCACCTTTGAGCTCAAGGCATGGAAGATATTCATTGGGTTTCAGCACGATGAGATTCTAGTTTCAGCAGGTGGAGCGGTTGTAATGAATGGGGATGATATGCCTGCAGCGGTTGGGAATGGGACTTACCTCTCAGGCTTCCCTCAGACTGATTTGAAAACGTCCATTGAAACTGCTGGGGATCTTACCCAAATAGAGGTCCAAATTCCGATCACCGGGACTCAGTTTGGGGTGAAGCCACCAGGGGTTCCAATGCCTAGAACCATTAGTCTTGCAAATGACGGATACAAGTGCCCGAAACCGACTGTAAAGA AGACCGCAATGCATGTATGCTGCACTAGAAAGCCGAAGTTTAAGGTCAAAACCGAATCGACAAAGTTCTTGCCACGACAATATGGGGATCTGTCCTTTGTCTATGATATTATCCAAGCATATGATGGGAATTATCTGGCTCAAGTAACCATAGAAAACAATCACCCTTTGGGGCGTCTAGATCATTGGAATTTGACTTGGGAGTGGATGAGAGGGGAGTTCATAAACACAATGAGAGGAGCTTACACTCATAAGATAGACTCCACTGACTGCATTTATGGAGCTGCTGGGCAATACTACAAAGGCCTTGATTTTTCCCAAGTCATGAACTGCGAAAAGAACCCCATCATTGGAGACCTGCCTTCTGAAAAGGCCAAAGATGATAAAGTGGGATTTATACCACACTGTTGTAGAAATGGCAGTCTCCTCCCAACCATAATGGATCAAACTAAATCAAAGGCAGCCTTTCAACTGCAGGTGTACAAGATTCCACCAGATATGAATAGAACAGTTCTGTTTCCTCCCCAGAAGTGGAAAATCGTTGGGGTGCTCAATCCAGACTACAAGTGTGGGCCGCCAATAAGAGTGGACCCGACCGAGTTTCCAGACGCGAGCGGGCTGCTGCAGGTCACTAGCAGCGCCATTGCAAGCTGGCAGGTGACCTGCAACATCACCAGGCCTAAGAAGAGGAATTCAAGATGCTGTGTCTCCTACTCGGCCTACTATAATGATTCAGTGATACCTTGTAATACATGTGCTTGTGGTTGTGATGACACAGAAACTTGCAATCCAAACATCCCATCAATGCTTCTCCCTTCTGAAGCTCTTTTGGTTCCTTTTGAAAACAGAACTGCAAAGGCCAAGGCTTGGGCCAAATTAAAGCATCTTAACGTCCCCAGCCCATTGCCTTGCGGTGACAATTGTGGGGTTAGCATAAATTGGCACATAAATTCAGACTACAAGACTGGATGGACAGCCCGGATCACGCTGTTCAATTGGgaagaaatcatttttgaggATTGGTTTGTTGCAGTCGAAATGAAAAAGGCCTTCCTGGGTTATGAAAATATTTACTCCTTCAATGGAACAGTACTCAAGGATATCAATAATACTCTCTTCTTCCAAGGATTACCGGGTTTAAACTACTTGATGGGCGAGGTGAATGGATCAGATCCGAAAAGTGATCCCAAGGTACCTGGTAAGCAGCAATCCGTGATTTCCTTTAAGAAGAAGCTTACACCTGGTATCAAGATAGTACAAGGAGATGGCTTTCCTTCAAAGCTGTATTTCAATGGGGAAGAGTGTTCACTTCCTACAGAATTTCCCATAGGCGATGGAAACAGATATCGTGTAAATCTTGTGCCTGTAATTCTCCTCACACTTGTGACTTCTATGCTGATGACAAATCATTTGCACTGA